In a single window of the Elaeis guineensis isolate ETL-2024a chromosome 4, EG11, whole genome shotgun sequence genome:
- the LOC105034899 gene encoding protein SLOW GREEN 1, chloroplastic has translation MDSLTGSATSIHAEGILFSTFRSTFKPSFLPKALRFQAPFLSKSRVSWASSVKASSSSTPPNPIPRTIGSATSGALVLAATTAALLAGKFSSPSRARAEHSAPPATDERTEATEDETKSDSSTLTQFLESNSEAVGALRTTLYKKLEEGEDSEAMEILKRLMAAQPAETEWKFLAARILNEMGEAAESRRLFEDILAVDPLSFEALFENAVLMDRCGEGNSVIERLERALELARDEQKEKAARDVRLIMAQIQFLQKNVDEALSTYEELAREDPKDYRPYFCQGVIYSLLDRNKEAREKFSKYHELSPKKFEVDAYLQSPLSRVKLFGTGDSEI, from the coding sequence ATGGATTCGCTCACCGGATCTGCCACCTCCATCCACGCCGAGGGAATCCTCTTCTCCACCTTCCGCTCGACATTCAAACCCTCCTTCCTTCCCAAAGCCCTCCGTTTCCAGGCTCCGTTCCTCtccaaatctagggtttcctGGGCTTCCAGCGTTAAGGCTTCATCCAGCTCCACTCCCCCGAATCCCATCCCTCGAACCATCGGCTCCGCCACCTCCGGCGCCCTTGTCCTCGCCGCCACCACGGCGGCGCTCCTCGCCGGCAAGTTCTCCTCGCCATCGCGGGCCAGGGCCGAACACTCTGCTCCCCCGGCGACCGACGAGAGAACCGAAGCCACTGAAGATGAGACGAAAAGCGACTCCTCGACTCTCACCCAATTTCTGGAATCCAACTCCGAGGCAGTGGGCGCCCTCCGGACCACTCTCTACAAGAAACTCGAGGAGGGGGAGGACTCCGAGGCCATGGAGATCCTCAAACGTTTGATGGCTGCCCAGCCGGCTGAGACCGAGTGGAAGTTCCTCGCTGCCCGGATCCTCAACGAGATGGGGGAGGCCGCCGAGTCCCGGAGGCTCTTCGAGGATATCCTTGCCGTCGATCCCCTCTCCTTCGAGGCCCTCTTTGAGAACGCGGTGCTCATGGACCGGTGTGGCGAGGGGAATTCGGTGATTGAACGGCTGGAGAGGGCTCTGGAGCTTGCGAGGGACGAGCAGAAGGAGAAGGCAGCGAGGGATGTGCGTCTGATCATGGCCCAGATACAATTCTTGCAGAAAAATGTTGATGAGGCTCTATCAACCTATGaggagttggcgagggaggacCCCAAGGACTACAGGCCATACTTTTGCCAAGGGGTGATTTATAGCCTGTTGGATCGGAACAAGGAAGCGAGGGAGAAGTTCTCAAAGTATCATGAGCTTTCACCAAAGAAGTTTGAGGTGGATGCCTACTTGCAGTCACCTCTTTCAAGGGTGAAGCTCTTCGGGACTGGAGATTCCGAGATTTGA